A stretch of the Salminus brasiliensis chromosome 19, fSalBra1.hap2, whole genome shotgun sequence genome encodes the following:
- the gabra4 gene encoding gamma-aminobutyric acid receptor subunit alpha-4 encodes MVSAKKETVTAMYPASISTLLYLLCVTACIKRISGQLKKEDKLYPENFTRILDRLLDGYDNRLRPGFGGRETEVKTDIYVTSFGPVSDVEMEYTMDVFFRQTWVDQRLRYEGPIEILRLNNLMVTKVWTPDTFFRNGKRSVAHNMTAPNKLFRIMKNGTILYTMRLTISAECPMKLVDFPMDGHSCPLKFGSYAYPKTEMIYTWTKGPKHSVEVPPESSSLVQYDLIGQTVSSETVKSITGEYVVMTVYFHLKRKMGYFMIQTYIPCIMTVILSQVSFWINKESVPARTVFGITTVLTMTTLSISARHSLPKVSYATAMDWFIAVCFAFVFSALIEFAAVNYFTNAQAERAKKKQAKSAAAAATKSSTPSSKSKDTEEVLQQNSDTNGNLRKRVNSTTQPDAKVSQRTESSNKSAAAVNKQPQTSQLSSSSAATSSSANQSRLHPKSAGQSNAVAQASTSKATPPAPPSTPTIPGRSSSGTPTASTSLHHLLGTKLENIQKMDTKALQPAAPAAGGTSKIDKYARILFPVSFGAFNMVYWVVYLSKDTMETRGG; translated from the exons ATGGTCTCGGCCAAGAAGGAGACGGTGACTGCGATGTACCCCGCTTCCATTTCCACTCTCCTCTACTTGCTCTGCGTGACGGCTTG CATCAAGAGGATATCTGGACAGCTCAAGAAGGAGGATAAATTGTATCCTGAGAATTTCACGCGCATTTTGGACAGACTGCTGGACGGCTATGACAACAGACTGCGGCCTGGATTCGGGG GTCGAGAGACTGAGGTGAAGACTGATATCTATGTCACCAGTTTTGGCCCAGTGTCTGATGTGGAAATG GAGTACACAATGGACGTGTTCTTCCGACAGACGTGGGTTGACCAGAGGTTGAGGTATGAAGGGCCTATTGAGATTCTGCGGCTGAACAACTTGATGGTGACCAAGGTGTGGACTCCCGATACGTTCTTTAGGAACGGCAAAAGATCTGTGGCCCACAACATGACCGCCCCAAACAAACTCTTCCGGATCATGAAAAACGGCACCATTCTTTACACCATGAG GCTGACAATAAGTGCAGAGTGTCCAATGAAGCTGGTGGATTTTCCAATGGACGGCCATTCCTGTCCACTGAAGTTTGGCAGCT ATGCTTACCCTAAGACGGAGATGATCTACACATGGACCAAAGGGCCAAAGCACTCGGTGGAAGTCCCTCCTGAATCCTCCAGCCTTGTGCAGTATGACCTGATAGGTCAAACAGTTTCCAGTGAAACCGTCAAATCGATCACAG GTGAATATGTGGTGATGACTGTCTACTTCCACTTGAAACGGAAAATGGGCTACTTCATGATTCAGACGTACATCCCCTGCATTATGACAGTAATCCTTTCCCAAGTGTCCTTCTGGATAAATAAGGAATCCGTGCCCGCCAGAACTGTCTTCG GCATCACCACAGTCCTCACCATGACCACTCTGAGTATCAGTGCCCGTCACTctcttcccaaggtttcttaCGCCACGGCCATGGACTGGTTCATCGCTGTATGCTTCGCCTTTGTCTTCTCAGCCCTGATTGAGTTTGCAGCCGTGAACTACTTCACCAACGCCCAGGCAGAAAGAGCAAAAAAGAAGCAGGCCAAGAGCGCAGCAGCCGCGGCCACCAAGAGCTCCACACCATCCAGCAAGAGCAAAGACACAGAGGAGGTTCTGCAG CAAAACTCAGACACTAACGGCAACCTGCGCAAGCGTGTGAACTCCACGACTCAACCAGATGCCAAAGTCAGCCAAAGAACCGAGTCCTCCAATAAGAGTGCTGCAGCTGTGAACAAACAACCCCAGACGAGCCAGTTATCTTCCAGCTCAGCAGCAACAAGCAGCTCTGCGAACCAGTCACGGCTTCACCCCAAATCGGCGGGTCAGTCCAACGCAGTGGCCCAAGCCTCAACGTCCAAGGCCACACCTCCTGCGCCGCCCTCCACACCAACCATCCCAGGGCGGTCGTCAAGCGGGACACCCACTGCCTCAACCTCTCTTCACCATCTTTTAGGGACCAAGTTGGAGAATATCCAGAAAATGGACACCAAGGCCCTTCAACCAGCAGCTCCTGCAGCAGGAGGAACCAGCAAGATTGACAAATATGCTCGGATCCTTTTCCCAGTGTCCTTTGGGGCTTTTAACATGGTGTACTGGGTGGTGTACTTATCCAAAGACACCATGGAAACAAGAGGAGGCTAA